A window of the Flavobacterium sangjuense genome harbors these coding sequences:
- a CDS encoding helix-turn-helix domain-containing protein has protein sequence MAVKEELDKLKLEHSTVDLGEVTLKKTIHGEDRELLRKGLLKKGLELMDDKKSMLIERTKTAIIELIHYSEKYPKVNISEYLSKELDYNYTHLANLFSEVTGTTIVNYIILNKIERVKELLLYDELSLTEISFLLEYSSVAHLSHQFKKVTGLTPTYFKKIKQYKKRIQLEEL, from the coding sequence ATGGCAGTAAAAGAGGAATTAGACAAATTAAAATTAGAACACTCTACAGTAGATTTAGGTGAAGTCACGTTAAAAAAAACCATTCATGGTGAAGATAGAGAATTACTCCGCAAAGGCTTGTTAAAAAAGGGGTTGGAATTGATGGATGATAAAAAATCAATGCTCATCGAGAGGACCAAAACTGCCATTATAGAACTGATTCACTACTCAGAAAAGTATCCTAAAGTAAATATTTCAGAATATTTGAGTAAAGAGTTAGATTATAATTATACGCATCTTGCTAACCTTTTTTCAGAAGTTACCGGAACAACAATCGTCAATTATATCATTCTGAACAAAATAGAACGTGTTAAAGAATTGCTTTTGTATGATGAATTATCGTTAACGGAGATTAGTTTCCTGTTGGAATATAGTAGTGTAGCCCATTTATCACATCAGTTTAAAAAAGTAACCGGACTAACACCAACCTATTTTAAAAAAATAAAACAATACAAAAAACGCATTCAACTGGAAGAATTGTAA
- a CDS encoding Ig-like domain-containing protein translates to MRKKNLLVTLAIAIVTLITSCAKDDFQEALGVCPIVTATNPLDGATSVPLNKIITVTFNEEMNPETIDLTSFTIVGASTIAGTISYSGTTATFTPDFNLTPNTTYVGKVTTAVKDLNGNALQQDYIWTFTTGSTLQPRVIATNPTNDETNVVLNKVLSASFNMPMNPLTINTTTFTLKQGVTPISGAVTYFGNTAFFTPNVNLSANMVYTATITTGAENTAGTPINIDYTWSFTTGTIIAPRVISTSPTPNENGVLLNKVVTATFDMTMNPLTIPASFTLKQGTNTINGNVTYLGTTASFTPNSPLLENTVYTASISTTAKNVAGVALANDYVWNFTTLNNSIAPNLGTAAMFGAFGGNAGVTNQGLNTVINNGSISTTAASTLVTGFHDATAIYTETPLNKGFVTGAIYTAPPAPGTATSFAIATQGLADANAAYLSISPASMPGGTDPGAGELGGLTLTPGIYKSASGSFNISNGNLTLDAQGDPNAVWVFQTASGLTVGIAGPTGAKSVNLINGALAKNVFWYVGSAATINAAGGGVMVGTIIANSGVTFSTAGNAAQTVLNGRALSLIASVTMVNTTVNVP, encoded by the coding sequence ATGAGAAAAAAAAACCTACTAGTCACATTAGCTATTGCTATTGTAACTTTAATTACTAGTTGTGCTAAGGATGATTTTCAGGAAGCCTTAGGCGTGTGCCCAATCGTAACAGCAACTAATCCTTTAGATGGTGCTACAAGCGTGCCATTAAACAAAATCATTACGGTGACCTTCAATGAAGAGATGAATCCCGAAACAATTGATTTGACTTCATTTACTATTGTTGGCGCATCCACTATTGCGGGAACAATATCCTATTCGGGAACAACAGCAACCTTTACACCTGATTTTAATCTAACACCAAACACTACTTATGTTGGTAAGGTTACAACAGCTGTTAAAGATTTAAACGGAAATGCCCTACAACAAGATTATATTTGGACATTCACTACGGGTTCTACTTTACAACCCAGAGTTATAGCAACAAATCCAACAAATGATGAAACCAATGTAGTATTGAATAAAGTGCTTAGCGCTTCGTTCAATATGCCTATGAATCCGTTGACAATAAACACAACGACTTTCACCTTAAAACAAGGAGTGACACCTATATCGGGTGCAGTTACTTATTTTGGCAACACTGCTTTTTTTACACCAAATGTTAATCTGAGTGCCAATATGGTTTACACCGCTACTATTACGACTGGAGCTGAAAACACAGCAGGGACTCCTATTAATATTGATTACACATGGAGTTTTACAACTGGTACTATCATTGCTCCCAGAGTAATTTCAACAAGTCCTACACCAAATGAAAATGGTGTACTACTTAATAAAGTAGTTACTGCAACATTTGATATGACTATGAATCCGTTAACAATACCGGCAAGTTTTACACTAAAACAAGGAACAAATACAATAAACGGAAATGTAACTTATCTTGGTACTACAGCTTCATTTACACCCAATAGTCCTCTTTTAGAAAATACTGTTTATACCGCAAGCATTAGCACAACAGCCAAAAATGTTGCCGGAGTAGCGTTGGCTAATGATTATGTATGGAATTTTACCACTTTGAATAATTCTATAGCTCCTAACTTAGGAACAGCAGCCATGTTTGGAGCCTTTGGCGGAAACGCCGGGGTTACCAATCAGGGGTTGAATACGGTTATTAATAACGGAAGTATTTCAACTACAGCGGCTTCTACACTTGTAACTGGTTTTCATGATGCTACTGCAATTTATACGGAAACACCTTTGAATAAAGGTTTTGTAACAGGTGCCATTTATACAGCACCACCAGCACCGGGAACTGCGACTTCATTTGCTATTGCCACACAAGGTTTAGCCGATGCAAATGCAGCTTATTTAAGTATTTCTCCGGCTTCTATGCCCGGCGGAACTGATCCTGGAGCAGGTGAATTAGGAGGTCTTACTTTAACGCCCGGAATATATAAATCCGCCAGTGGTTCATTCAATATCAGTAACGGAAACCTAACATTGGATGCGCAAGGTGATCCAAATGCGGTATGGGTTTTCCAAACAGCTTCAGGTTTAACTGTTGGAATAGCCGGACCAACCGGAGCTAAAAGTGTCAACCTTATCAATGGTGCCTTGGCTAAAAATGTCTTTTGGTATGTAGGAAGTGCTGCAACCATTAACGCTGCCGGCGGTGGTGTGATGGTAGGAACTATCATTGCCAACTCGGGAGTGACGTTTTCAACAGCAGGAAATGCTGCTCAAACTGTATTGAACGGAAGAGCACTTTCGCTTATAGCGTCAGTTACCATGGTGAATACTACTGTAAACGTACCTTAA
- the meaB gene encoding methylmalonyl Co-A mutase-associated GTPase MeaB, which yields MNEKQNKKSALHEKEGIPQPESFSASSLEKISKSRKIQPSATELITGILAHDKVALSRGITLVESTNLTHLAKANEIISGCLPYANKSVRIGITGVPGVGKSTFIESFGKYLTSLGKKVAVLAIDPSSTISHGSILGDKTRMEELVKDENAYIRPSASGETLGGVARKTRETIILCEAAGFDTIIIETVGVGQSETAVHSMVDFFLLLKISGAGDELQGIKRGIMEMADAVVINKADGDNINKAKLTKTEFNRALHLFPAKKSGWIPTAATCSAITREGIDKVWETISNYFELVKANHYFEEKRKEQNQYWMMETINEQLKSNFYNHADIIKLLEANKKAVANNEISPFAAAMQLLEKYFKK from the coding sequence TTGAACGAAAAGCAAAACAAAAAATCAGCACTACACGAAAAAGAAGGTATTCCGCAGCCGGAAAGTTTCAGTGCTTCTTCATTGGAAAAAATTTCCAAAAGCAGAAAAATACAACCTTCGGCAACTGAATTGATTACCGGTATTTTAGCGCATGATAAAGTGGCTTTAAGTCGTGGAATTACTTTGGTAGAAAGTACCAATCTCACTCATTTGGCGAAAGCCAATGAAATAATTAGTGGCTGTTTGCCTTATGCAAATAAATCGGTTCGAATAGGAATTACAGGCGTTCCCGGCGTTGGAAAATCAACATTTATTGAATCTTTTGGAAAGTACCTGACTTCATTAGGAAAAAAAGTGGCAGTCTTAGCCATTGATCCAAGCAGCACTATTTCACACGGAAGTATTTTGGGCGACAAAACCCGAATGGAAGAATTGGTAAAAGACGAAAACGCCTATATCAGACCATCGGCTTCGGGAGAAACTTTGGGTGGCGTAGCTCGAAAAACTCGTGAAACTATTATCCTTTGTGAAGCGGCAGGATTTGATACTATCATTATTGAAACGGTTGGTGTTGGACAAAGCGAAACCGCGGTTCACTCGATGGTTGATTTCTTTTTATTGCTAAAAATATCCGGTGCCGGCGATGAATTGCAAGGTATCAAACGTGGCATTATGGAAATGGCCGACGCTGTTGTCATCAACAAAGCCGATGGCGATAATATCAATAAAGCCAAACTAACCAAAACCGAATTCAACCGCGCGTTGCATTTATTTCCTGCAAAAAAATCAGGTTGGATTCCAACTGCGGCGACTTGTAGTGCCATTACCAGAGAAGGAATTGACAAGGTTTGGGAAACGATTTCCAATTATTTTGAGTTGGTTAAAGCCAATCATTATTTTGAAGAAAAGCGCAAAGAGCAAAATCAATATTGGATGATGGAAACCATCAATGAGCAGTTAAAATCCAATTTCTACAATCATGCAGACATCATAAAACTATTGGAAGCAAATAAAAAAGCAGTAGCCAATAATGAAATCTCACCTTTTGCTGCTGCTATGCAATTGCTGGAAAAGTATTTTAAAAAATAA
- a CDS encoding FAD-binding oxidoreductase, whose protein sequence is MSLSPEILQKLSNIVGDSFIFTDKEILNHYGHDETEDYVFPPNVVVKPANAQEISAILKVANEYKIPTTPIGARTGLSGGALSVYEGIGLSMERLNKILEIDEQNLQVTVEPAVINQVLREAVAEKGLFYPVDPSSMGSCWIGGNIAENAGGARAVKYGVTKDYVLNLEVVLPNGEIIWTGANTLKNSTGYNLTQLMVGSEGTLGVITKAVLKLLPKNNHNVLMLVPFYDAAQACEAVSAIFRAGIVPSALEFMEREAIDWTLRLVEGISVNVKPEHQAHLLIEVDGNYPEILMLEAEKIMTVVEQFDIDEVLFADTEDQKAALWKMRRSVAEAVKSNSIYKEEDTVVPRYMLPELLSGIKKIGEKYGFKSVCYGHAGDGNLHVNIIKGDMTDDNWETQVPLGIRQIFELTVSLKGTLSGEHGIGYVQKNFMDIAFSKAHLELMESIKRVFDHNNILNPGKIFPDEL, encoded by the coding sequence ATGTCATTATCTCCCGAAATACTTCAAAAATTATCCAATATAGTTGGTGATTCTTTCATTTTCACTGATAAAGAAATCTTAAATCATTACGGTCACGACGAAACAGAAGATTATGTTTTTCCGCCAAACGTTGTTGTTAAACCGGCAAATGCTCAGGAAATTTCAGCTATACTAAAAGTGGCCAACGAATATAAAATTCCGACAACGCCAATTGGCGCCAGAACTGGTTTGAGTGGTGGTGCTTTATCGGTTTATGAAGGTATTGGTTTGTCAATGGAACGTCTGAATAAAATTCTGGAAATTGACGAGCAAAATCTGCAAGTCACAGTTGAACCAGCCGTTATTAATCAGGTATTGCGTGAAGCTGTTGCCGAAAAAGGCTTGTTCTATCCTGTTGATCCAAGCAGTATGGGAAGTTGTTGGATAGGTGGAAATATTGCCGAAAATGCAGGCGGAGCAAGAGCTGTTAAATATGGCGTGACCAAAGATTATGTGCTTAATTTAGAAGTGGTGTTACCCAATGGTGAAATCATTTGGACAGGCGCAAACACACTCAAAAATTCTACAGGATATAATTTGACTCAATTGATGGTAGGCAGTGAAGGAACGCTTGGTGTAATTACAAAAGCAGTTTTAAAATTGTTGCCAAAAAACAATCATAATGTATTAATGTTGGTTCCGTTCTATGATGCAGCCCAAGCTTGTGAAGCTGTTTCTGCGATTTTCAGAGCGGGAATTGTTCCAAGTGCTTTAGAGTTTATGGAACGCGAAGCGATTGACTGGACGTTACGTTTGGTTGAAGGAATTAGTGTAAATGTCAAACCCGAACACCAGGCGCATTTGTTGATTGAAGTCGATGGAAATTATCCTGAAATTTTGATGCTTGAAGCCGAAAAAATCATGACAGTTGTTGAACAGTTCGATATCGATGAGGTTTTGTTTGCGGATACCGAAGACCAGAAAGCTGCTTTATGGAAAATGCGTCGTTCAGTGGCTGAAGCCGTTAAATCGAATTCAATTTATAAAGAAGAAGACACCGTTGTACCAAGATATATGCTTCCTGAATTATTATCCGGAATCAAGAAAATAGGAGAGAAGTATGGTTTCAAATCGGTTTGTTATGGTCATGCCGGAGATGGAAATCTTCACGTCAATATAATCAAAGGCGATATGACCGATGATAATTGGGAAACGCAAGTGCCATTGGGAATTCGTCAAATATTTGAACTAACGGTTTCTCTAAAAGGAACACTTTCGGGCGAGCATGGCATTGGTTATGTACAAAAGAATTTTATGGACATTGCCTTTTCCAAAGCACATTTGGAGTTGATGGAAAGTATAAAGCGCGTCTTTGACCATAATAATATTTTAAATCCGGGAAAGATTTTCCCTGATGAGTTATAA
- a CDS encoding OmpA family protein, translating to MKNNNLTPMTAQNIEVSNYKTILFSLVLLCGLTSAYAQETQYSKPKWWFGAAAGTNFNFYRGSTQQLNADFTSPTAFHNGFGIELYLAPTIEYHAPNSRFGFMLQAGYDDRSGKFNQVITPCDCPADLKTKLSYITIEPSLRFAPFNGNFYLYGGPRIAFNQSKSFEYQLGTNPNFPLQPANPAVKGDLSDVKNTIVSMQIGMGYDIPINSETAKTQWVVSPFVAYQPYFGQNPRSTETWNVSTLRAGVILKFGQGHPIETAVAGEAQLTVTAPTQQTTARKVREVFPIRNYVFFDAGSSEISSRYILLKKNQVADFKEDQISFDTPKNMSGRSERQMVVYYNILNILGDRMGKNPSSTITLVGSSDNGADDGRAMAQSIKNYLVNVFSINGNRIAIEGRVKPVIASEQPGGTLELALLREGDRRVSIESSSPALLMEFQSGPEAPLKPIEIISMEQAVNSDAVVFDTSASKESFTTWSVNLKDSRGKSKNYGPFAQPKVSIPVKTILGNQPEGDYMVTLTGTTAAGKTLTKETTVHIVPYVAPVVQESIRFSVLYEFNESKSIAIYEKYLTDIVTPKIRNGDTVIITGHTDIIGETDYNKNLSLARANDVKGILIKSLADAGTNNITFDIHGDGEDENLAPFENKYPEERFYNRTVVIDILTKK from the coding sequence ATGAAAAACAATAATTTAACACCCATGACCGCTCAGAATATCGAGGTCAGCAATTATAAAACTATCCTTTTTTCCTTAGTTTTATTGTGCGGCTTAACTTCCGCATACGCACAGGAGACACAATATAGCAAACCCAAATGGTGGTTTGGCGCAGCAGCAGGAACCAACTTTAACTTTTATAGAGGTTCAACTCAGCAACTAAATGCCGATTTTACATCACCGACTGCTTTCCATAATGGATTTGGTATCGAATTATATTTGGCTCCAACCATAGAATATCACGCACCAAATTCCCGTTTTGGTTTTATGTTACAAGCAGGTTATGATGATAGAAGTGGTAAATTTAATCAAGTGATTACTCCTTGTGATTGTCCAGCCGATTTGAAAACCAAATTGAGCTACATCACAATTGAACCAAGTTTACGTTTTGCTCCTTTTAATGGTAACTTTTATTTATATGGTGGACCAAGAATAGCATTCAATCAGTCAAAATCTTTTGAATACCAATTGGGAACCAATCCTAATTTTCCTTTGCAGCCTGCCAATCCAGCTGTAAAAGGTGATTTGAGTGACGTTAAAAACACTATAGTTTCAATGCAAATTGGAATGGGTTATGACATTCCGATAAACTCAGAAACTGCCAAAACTCAATGGGTAGTATCACCATTTGTGGCTTATCAACCTTACTTTGGTCAAAATCCACGTTCTACTGAAACGTGGAATGTATCTACTTTAAGAGCCGGTGTAATTCTGAAATTTGGTCAAGGTCATCCAATAGAAACTGCTGTTGCGGGTGAAGCACAACTTACTGTTACGGCTCCAACGCAACAAACTACTGCTCGAAAAGTAAGAGAAGTGTTCCCAATTCGTAATTATGTGTTTTTTGATGCGGGTTCATCAGAAATATCAAGCCGTTATATTTTACTTAAGAAAAATCAAGTGGCTGATTTTAAAGAAGACCAAATCTCATTTGATACTCCAAAAAACATGTCAGGTCGTTCAGAACGTCAGATGGTAGTATATTATAATATCTTAAATATTCTTGGTGACCGAATGGGTAAAAATCCATCAAGCACAATTACTTTAGTAGGTTCTTCTGATAACGGTGCTGATGATGGTCGTGCCATGGCACAATCTATCAAGAACTATTTGGTCAACGTTTTCAGTATTAATGGAAACCGTATCGCCATTGAAGGAAGAGTAAAACCTGTAATCGCTTCTGAGCAACCTGGTGGAACTTTAGAACTAGCTTTATTGAGAGAAGGAGACCGAAGAGTTTCTATTGAAAGTTCATCACCAGCCTTGTTAATGGAATTTCAAAGTGGTCCCGAGGCGCCTTTGAAACCTATCGAAATTATTTCTATGGAACAAGCAGTCAATAGTGACGCAGTAGTTTTTGATACATCAGCCTCTAAAGAAAGTTTCACCACTTGGTCTGTTAATTTAAAAGATTCTAGAGGCAAAAGCAAAAACTACGGTCCTTTTGCACAACCAAAAGTTAGCATTCCTGTCAAAACCATATTGGGTAATCAGCCCGAAGGTGACTATATGGTAACTTTAACGGGAACAACTGCTGCTGGTAAAACCTTGACTAAAGAAACTACCGTGCATATAGTGCCATATGTAGCACCAGTAGTTCAGGAAAGCATTCGTTTTAGTGTATTGTATGAATTCAATGAATCAAAATCGATTGCTATTTATGAAAAATATTTAACCGATATCGTAACCCCTAAAATTAGAAATGGTGACACCGTTATTATAACAGGACATACAGATATCATTGGTGAAACCGATTATAACAAAAATTTATCTTTGGCCAGAGCCAACGATGTAAAAGGAATATTAATAAAAAGTTTGGCTGATGCAGGCACTAACAACATAACTTTTGATATTCATGGAGATGGGGAAGATGAAAATCTCGCACCATTTGAAAACAAATATCCTGAAGAGCGTTTCTATAACAGAACCGTTGTGATTGATATTTTGACAAAAAAATAG
- a CDS encoding AEC family transporter, which yields MDNILLIFLCLLMGLGMQRVAAFPKSGHLALNQFIIYIALPSLALYYIPKVSISTDLLYPLGVAWIGFLLSFVFFYVIGKKLGWPNRLIGCLIITAGLGNTSFVGFPIIQALYGDEGLKTAIIVDQPGTFVVMATLGIITAGIFAKGNTSSSDIVRKILLFPPFICFVIALTMNVLKVDFNEHFDTVFQKLGATVTPLALVSVGLQLKVDKRSQHWKFLRLGLLFKLIITPAIFFLLYKILLGGKGLAVDVSVMESAMAPMITGAILASNYGLKPKLSSMMVGIGIPLSFLTLAFWYFILNTF from the coding sequence ATGGATAACATTCTGTTGATTTTTCTCTGTTTACTCATGGGTTTGGGTATGCAACGAGTAGCAGCTTTTCCAAAAAGCGGACACTTAGCTCTTAACCAATTTATAATTTATATTGCTTTGCCGTCTCTGGCTTTGTATTATATTCCTAAGGTTTCGATTTCTACGGATTTACTTTATCCATTAGGCGTAGCCTGGATTGGATTTCTCTTGTCTTTTGTTTTCTTCTATGTTATCGGAAAAAAATTAGGTTGGCCCAATCGGCTTATCGGTTGTTTGATAATTACAGCAGGTTTGGGTAATACATCCTTTGTTGGTTTTCCGATAATTCAGGCGCTTTATGGTGACGAAGGTTTAAAAACAGCCATCATAGTCGATCAACCGGGAACGTTTGTCGTCATGGCAACACTTGGAATTATTACGGCCGGAATTTTTGCCAAAGGCAATACAAGCTCAAGCGATATTGTTAGAAAAATTTTGCTGTTTCCACCTTTTATTTGTTTTGTCATTGCGTTAACTATGAATGTTTTGAAAGTTGATTTTAATGAACATTTTGATACGGTTTTTCAAAAATTAGGCGCAACGGTAACTCCATTAGCTTTGGTTTCCGTCGGCTTGCAGTTAAAGGTTGATAAACGAAGCCAGCATTGGAAATTTCTCCGGTTGGGATTACTTTTTAAATTAATTATTACACCGGCGATTTTCTTTTTGCTTTACAAAATTTTATTAGGAGGCAAAGGCTTAGCAGTTGATGTTTCTGTCATGGAATCGGCAATGGCGCCAATGATTACTGGAGCCATTTTAGCTTCGAATTATGGTTTAAAACCAAAATTGAGCAGTATGATGGTGGGAATTGGAATACCTTTATCTTTCCTGACACTAGCTTTTTGGTATTTTATTTTAAACACATTTTAA